A region from the Aegilops tauschii subsp. strangulata cultivar AL8/78 chromosome 5, Aet v6.0, whole genome shotgun sequence genome encodes:
- the LOC109743394 gene encoding protein neprosin-like has translation MKENPSISVTILLAYFILTIGGKEVKCITQEKNTSAIPLNQKVNKTILVDGSDVYDCIDVNLQPAFSHPLLKDHKIQMEPSSFPLSTSTKSPLMDAIPQAQLALIECPTGTIPILRNKRRVHMRVETIGKVISQDEHEVAGIEYFDVIYGTQAKINVYNPMVKNNSKDLSASWIQISKVQKVGVADGIGAGSWVYPSYSGNNFARFHVAWLDGLKTCPDHDCGAFVQVSSSVGLGGRFKPVSVYNGPQYVIDVVIFKDPKTKNWWVAYGPQNIHIGYWPREIFHFMKDQCNYALWGGYVQGPTASSHSPQMGSGHFASEGFGKAAFVSNIQIVDNEGKYVSPNDKQIGLVATNLSKYTAKAHGYGYSHYGVHTYYGGPGGFV, from the exons ATGAAAGAAAATCCATCTATCAGTGTGACCATTCTCTTAGCATATTTTATTCTAACCATCGGAGGAAAGGAAGTAAAGTGTATAACACAAGAAAAAAATACTAGCGCGATCCCATTAAATCAAAAAGTCAATAAGACTATTCTG GTTGACGGAAGCGATGTTTACGACTGCATCGATGTGAATCTACAACCAGCCTTTAGCCATCCACTACTCAAAGACCACAAGATCCAG ATGGAACCAAGCTCTTTCCCACTAAGTACTTCTACCAAATCTCCGTTAATGGATGCCATCCCACAAGCCCAATTGGCCCTGATTGAGTGCCCTACAGGAACGATTCCAATATTACGCAACAAAAGAAGGGTCCACATGCGAGTAGAAACTATTGGTAAAGTGATTAGCCAGGATGAACATGAG GTTGCAGGAATAGAGTATTTTGATGTGATATATGGGACGCAGGCTAAAATAAATGTCTATAATCCTATGGTGAAGAATAATAGTAAGGATCTAAGTGCATCATGGATACAAATTAGTAAGGTACAAAAAGTAGGTGTTGCAGATGGGATAGGGGCCGGTTCTTGGGTATATCCAAGCTACAGTGGCAACAACTTTGCTAGGTTTCATGTTGCTTGG CTTGATGGCTTAAAGACTTGCCCTGATCATGATTGTGGCGCTTTTGTGCAAGTAAGCTCAAGTGTTGGTCTAGGAGGAAGATTTAAACCAGTTTCTGTCTATAATGGACCACAATACGTCATAGATGTTGTTATTTTCAAG GACCCAAAGACTAAAAATTGGTGGGTGGCTTATGGTCCACAAAACATACATATTGGATATTGGCCAAGGGAAATTTTCCATTTCATGAAGGATCAATGTAATTATGCATTATGGGGTGGATATGTTCAAGGACCAACGGCCTCATCACACTCTCCACAAATGGGTAGTGGTCATTTTGCTTCAGAAGGATTTGGAAAAGCAGCGTTTGTGAGTAATATCCAAATTGTAGATAATGAAGGCAAGTATGTTAGTCCAAATGACAAGCAAATTGGTCTTGTCGCCACCAATTTATCCAAATATACTGCGAAGGCTCATGGTTATGGATATAGTCACTATGGTGTGCATACTTACTATGGTGGACCTGGTGGTTTTGtttga